A genomic region of Alkalispirochaeta americana contains the following coding sequences:
- a CDS encoding efflux RND transporter periplasmic adaptor subunit, whose protein sequence is MKKFSLLTVFAVPLALALTLAGCSGNGNDITETPRPVRWQYVVDAHETQARSFVGRTRSGSEARVSPKVAGMIQEILVDVGDDVQVGDLIARIDPEPLQLQRDAAATQLTGAQAQASAARATYNRVRNLYQQELASRQDYDSARATAESAEAAVNGAQRQLELADLQLSYARVTSPFSGRVSARVANAGENIAVGHPIVMIVSQDRWEVTLSVPDSVVASLSTGNPAEVIVSAYPGEVLTGAVSGVGGGAAAGAGTFPVTVRLHQAPEWMRAGMVSRVQFPQAIQWEGAAVRVPSSAVAQDRDGHFLYVIEPTDEQDENGVDLARLKRSPIAIGRLLQDQVEILEGVESGQRVVTLGLNHLSEDMLVRILPEMEGGTR, encoded by the coding sequence ATGAAGAAGTTTTCCCTCCTCACTGTATTCGCTGTTCCCCTGGCCCTGGCGCTCACACTGGCCGGGTGCAGCGGAAACGGCAACGATATTACCGAAACTCCCCGACCCGTGCGGTGGCAGTATGTAGTGGATGCCCATGAGACCCAGGCCCGCAGTTTTGTCGGGCGCACCCGCTCGGGCAGCGAGGCCCGGGTGAGTCCCAAGGTGGCCGGAATGATCCAGGAAATCCTGGTAGACGTGGGAGACGATGTCCAGGTGGGTGATCTGATTGCCCGGATCGATCCTGAACCGCTCCAGCTCCAGCGCGATGCCGCGGCAACGCAACTCACAGGTGCCCAGGCCCAGGCCTCGGCAGCCCGAGCCACCTACAACCGGGTACGCAACCTCTACCAGCAGGAACTGGCCAGCCGCCAGGACTACGACTCGGCCCGGGCCACGGCAGAATCGGCCGAAGCAGCGGTGAACGGCGCCCAGAGGCAGCTTGAACTGGCTGATCTCCAGCTGAGCTACGCCCGGGTAACCTCACCCTTCAGCGGCCGTGTTTCGGCCCGGGTGGCAAACGCCGGCGAGAACATCGCCGTGGGACACCCCATTGTGATGATCGTCTCCCAGGACCGCTGGGAGGTGACCCTTTCCGTTCCCGACTCGGTGGTGGCCTCCCTTTCCACGGGCAATCCCGCCGAAGTGATCGTCTCGGCCTACCCCGGAGAGGTCCTCACCGGAGCGGTTTCAGGCGTGGGCGGGGGTGCTGCTGCCGGAGCGGGAACCTTCCCCGTGACGGTTCGGCTTCACCAGGCCCCGGAATGGATGCGGGCAGGCATGGTCTCGCGGGTTCAGTTTCCCCAGGCCATCCAGTGGGAGGGCGCTGCCGTGCGCGTACCCAGCTCTGCCGTTGCCCAGGACCGGGACGGACACTTTCTCTACGTGATCGAGCCCACCGACGAGCAGGACGAAAACGGAGTGGACCTGGCCCGCCTGAAACGCAGCCCCATCGCTATCGGCCGACTGCTCCAGGACCAGGTTGAAATACTGGAGGGAGTCGAATCGGGTCAGCGCGTGGTAACTCTGGGGCTGAATCATCTCTCGGAGGATATGCTGGTGCGCATCCTGCCCGAGATGGAGGGAGGAACCCGGTGA
- a CDS encoding TolC family protein produces the protein MKWNLLRAPRLWGVALILAAGLFAAGESLSAQAAEAMPETIRAGVVFDGPWEENPDLEKRFIESFSAAVRRPVEVSPDHRHTGDWTVEEATRTISDLRGASEDLDIIFVLGVLAGEAAINLEEDNPARQVPVVAPFVLPQAVRGTTRADYRALSPGIIAVELPLRVQEDVARIARLFPVDHVSILVPAPYMVLLDNLSETLQGLDHPSAEIVPIETHIDPDQVLLAPGSAAYVLPFPHAPADQARSLMGSLHTRGIPTFAALGRSPHEVATVGVLREYVQDIAATRAATEYREVINRGASLGRVQSLRARGMLLLDRDALRRAGVSPRREALLQARFVQREDRFEGINLQEAVETALDHNLDLAARKAGLATGDANVAGARSNLLPQVNASTTFRILDEDRAESLFFPDQFSAVGALSFQQVLWSEPAWANLQIQELISSSQDFQYERFRQDTAEAVSLAYFDLLRAQALVELHQNDVDQLQFHLDRAQTRRQVGAAGPDDVYRFRSELALARRKLTDALSLEQQAQMQVNRLLNRPQRTDLHPRERGLEDPLQVLPAGALFFEVTDLGALQRLEEDLVRFSFDSSSEVQALNQAIAARTRERQMRSRSFWSPTVAMVGQVEHEYWSGGKDPGTPSDPLAAGLLNNLDMPGDTSWSIGIQASLPLYSGGQRRASLARTDAELEELVKETESVSRQIEQRLRSAFVRTIAVAESMLHAREANEAASEALTLATRAYDAGVASAAELVDTQNRASAAGQLVQDATYEYLREFTRLLRALGATDAIHLPAREAEIRSLLETISQGESR, from the coding sequence ATGAAATGGAACCTATTACGTGCGCCCCGCCTGTGGGGTGTGGCCCTGATCCTGGCCGCGGGCTTGTTCGCCGCCGGGGAGAGCCTCTCGGCACAAGCGGCCGAGGCCATGCCGGAGACAATCCGGGCCGGCGTGGTCTTCGACGGCCCCTGGGAAGAAAACCCGGATCTGGAAAAACGATTTATTGAATCCTTCTCTGCGGCGGTGCGCCGGCCCGTGGAGGTTTCTCCCGATCACCGCCATACCGGAGACTGGACCGTTGAGGAAGCAACCCGGACGATCTCCGATCTGAGGGGAGCCTCGGAGGATCTGGACATCATTTTCGTTCTGGGGGTCCTGGCCGGAGAGGCGGCGATCAATCTGGAAGAGGATAATCCCGCCAGGCAGGTGCCGGTGGTTGCTCCCTTTGTATTGCCCCAGGCGGTACGTGGCACCACCAGGGCCGACTACAGAGCTCTCTCGCCGGGAATCATCGCCGTGGAACTTCCCCTGCGTGTTCAGGAGGATGTGGCCCGCATCGCCCGGCTCTTTCCGGTGGACCATGTCTCCATTCTGGTGCCTGCCCCGTACATGGTGCTTCTGGACAATCTTTCCGAAACCCTCCAGGGCCTGGACCATCCCTCGGCAGAGATTGTCCCGATCGAGACACACATTGACCCTGACCAGGTCCTCCTGGCTCCCGGGAGCGCCGCCTACGTGCTGCCCTTTCCCCATGCTCCGGCAGACCAGGCCCGGTCGCTTATGGGAAGCCTCCACACCCGGGGAATACCCACCTTTGCAGCCCTGGGCAGAAGCCCCCACGAGGTGGCTACCGTGGGAGTTCTGCGCGAGTACGTCCAGGATATCGCTGCCACCAGGGCCGCCACGGAATACCGGGAGGTGATCAACCGGGGAGCCAGCCTGGGCAGGGTCCAGAGCCTGCGTGCCCGGGGCATGCTTCTTCTGGATCGGGACGCCCTGCGCCGGGCCGGGGTTTCTCCCCGGCGGGAAGCTCTGCTCCAGGCCCGCTTTGTCCAGCGGGAAGATCGTTTTGAGGGGATCAATCTCCAGGAGGCGGTGGAGACGGCCCTGGACCACAACCTGGACCTGGCGGCCCGGAAAGCGGGGCTCGCCACAGGCGATGCCAACGTCGCTGGTGCCCGGTCCAACCTGCTGCCCCAGGTGAACGCCTCTACTACCTTTCGCATTCTCGACGAGGATCGGGCAGAGAGCCTTTTCTTTCCCGACCAGTTCTCTGCTGTGGGAGCTCTCTCATTTCAGCAGGTTCTCTGGAGCGAGCCTGCCTGGGCAAACCTGCAGATCCAGGAGCTGATCTCTTCGAGCCAGGATTTTCAGTACGAGCGGTTTCGTCAGGATACGGCCGAGGCGGTCTCCCTGGCGTATTTTGACCTCCTGCGTGCCCAGGCTCTGGTGGAGCTTCACCAGAACGATGTGGATCAGCTCCAGTTTCACCTGGACCGGGCCCAGACCCGCCGCCAGGTGGGCGCGGCAGGTCCCGATGACGTCTACCGCTTCCGCAGTGAGCTGGCTCTGGCCCGGCGCAAGCTTACCGACGCCCTCTCTCTGGAGCAACAGGCCCAGATGCAGGTAAACCGCCTGCTGAACCGGCCGCAGCGAACAGACCTGCACCCCCGGGAACGGGGCCTGGAGGATCCTCTCCAGGTGCTTCCCGCAGGAGCACTTTTCTTTGAGGTCACTGACCTGGGAGCGCTCCAGCGCCTGGAGGAGGATCTCGTTCGCTTCTCCTTTGATTCTTCCAGCGAGGTTCAGGCTCTGAACCAGGCTATCGCGGCCAGGACACGGGAGCGACAGATGCGAAGCCGTTCTTTCTGGTCCCCCACGGTGGCCATGGTGGGCCAGGTGGAGCACGAGTACTGGTCGGGCGGGAAGGATCCCGGCACGCCATCAGACCCCTTGGCAGCCGGATTGCTAAACAACCTTGATATGCCCGGCGACACCTCCTGGTCCATAGGAATCCAGGCCTCGCTGCCCCTCTACTCGGGAGGCCAGAGGCGGGCCAGCCTGGCCAGAACAGACGCCGAGCTGGAGGAACTGGTGAAGGAGACCGAATCGGTGAGCCGCCAGATCGAACAGCGCCTCCGCTCGGCCTTTGTACGGACCATCGCCGTGGCAGAATCGATGCTCCACGCCCGGGAGGCCAACGAGGCTGCCTCCGAGGCCCTCACCCTGGCAACCCGCGCCTACGACGCCGGCGTTGCCTCGGCGGCCGAGCTGGTGGACACCCAGAACCGGGCCAGCGCAGCAGGACAGCTGGTGCAGGACGCAACCTACGAATATCTGCGGGAGTTCACCCGCCTGCTCAGGGCGTTGGGTGCAACCGACGCGATACACCTTCCGGCACGAGAAGCCGAGATCAGATCCCTGCTTGAAACCATTTCACAAGGAGAATCCCGATGA
- a CDS encoding helix-turn-helix transcriptional regulator, with translation MLNEIWFFLNLAALFAGFGLLLTVVILGQVTPQSEGKYTRNILAGYLCITAVSFSASYWAVVDRIPTVLSDLLFGLAAAATLAAQIRFVTRFLRWPGVRRRVRVMRATALVVTGLWFFVTLLQWSPLALNVPGIQLWASFFLHMALAVFAVLVALGSFSCASRLPESPWQQFFRGFGAAFAFLAMAHIPNWLIASVAFPEVRVLRADLIFVAGYIGANVLLLAAVIRTLREESAAHSQIKPTRTFVETFGLTKREREILEHLFEGKTNAAIAQELGIAVRTVDTHVANTFKKCGVRSRYELFRLLSRPS, from the coding sequence ATGCTTAACGAGATCTGGTTCTTCCTCAATCTGGCAGCGCTCTTTGCCGGTTTCGGGCTTCTCCTCACGGTGGTTATCCTGGGGCAGGTAACGCCCCAGTCCGAGGGGAAATACACCCGCAACATTCTGGCCGGCTACTTGTGTATCACGGCCGTTTCCTTTTCGGCCTCCTACTGGGCGGTGGTGGACCGGATACCCACGGTGCTGAGCGATCTGCTCTTTGGTCTTGCCGCAGCAGCCACCCTGGCTGCCCAGATCCGCTTTGTGACACGCTTTCTCCGCTGGCCCGGGGTGCGCCGCAGGGTGCGGGTGATGCGTGCCACGGCCCTGGTTGTGACGGGGCTCTGGTTTTTTGTGACACTTCTCCAATGGTCCCCCCTGGCCCTGAATGTGCCGGGGATCCAGCTCTGGGCCTCGTTCTTTCTTCACATGGCTCTGGCGGTCTTTGCCGTGCTGGTGGCCCTGGGATCCTTTTCCTGCGCAAGCAGGCTCCCCGAATCGCCCTGGCAACAGTTCTTCCGGGGATTCGGGGCGGCCTTCGCCTTTTTGGCCATGGCCCATATCCCCAACTGGCTCATTGCCAGCGTGGCCTTTCCCGAGGTTCGGGTCTTGCGGGCCGACCTGATCTTTGTGGCGGGCTATATCGGTGCCAACGTGCTTCTTCTGGCTGCGGTGATCCGCACGCTCCGGGAAGAGAGCGCCGCCCACTCCCAGATAAAGCCGACCCGGACCTTTGTGGAGACCTTCGGCCTGACAAAACGGGAGCGGGAGATTCTGGAACACCTCTTTGAGGGAAAGACCAACGCGGCTATCGCCCAGGAGCTGGGAATCGCCGTTCGGACCGTGGACACCCACGTGGCGAATACCTTCAAGAAATGCGGCGTCCGTTCCCGCTACGAGCTTTTCCGGCTTCTCTCCCGTCCTTCCTGA
- a CDS encoding ATP-dependent helicase: MMMMHNNAPGVTASLQQALAGLNPGQREAVLHQSSPLLILAGAGSGKTRVITVKIAYQIEALGHDPRSILAVTFTNKAAGEMRERAAGLAERAGDVTIRTFHSFGAWMLRRNADVAGLPRGFSIYDDSDAVSLLHSLFPERKRPDLARYSQAISRAKDYCLTPEDDLLEISEDPDLPRIYAAYQKRLEEIGNVDFGDLIMRPVKLLESEPAVAQRLQSRFRSILVDEYQDSNVAQYRLLRALCDQTTFVCVVGDDDQSIYRFRGAEVQNILSFSRIFPGTRVVKLEQNYRSTAPILDLAGAVVARNEGRLGKHLYTERTEGDVPRLILLGDQDQEVSWVIEQVRSCQREDRPGVTAVLYRTNAQSRPFETALLREGIPYRIVGSLRFYEREEVKDAVAFLRFLANPRDEVGFRRIVNKPARGIGAKTLDRLLQHQGVARGDLRRACEYGLGEVSKKAALALKEFLQVFDEMERRLEGDQDAELTPAGEKTLASAVEHLLEISGLSRYHQEQDQIAGTQKLQNLEELVNAASLYPLSREGLVEFLEAIELDSSRDVASSEDARVVLITMHNTKGLEFDRVIITGLEEGLFPRNDDPRELEEERRLFYVAVTRAHQEVTLTSCRRRRLHGRFMDLLPSRFLAEIPRDLVQVESFQGGDRASLQDGSPWQKGTPVYHDDYGSGIVIRSWQAGAERCVEVRFETGMTGQFFPAYDSSLERVAGAENSWGDSW; this comes from the coding sequence ATGATGATGATGCACAACAACGCACCGGGAGTGACTGCGAGTCTGCAGCAGGCCCTGGCAGGCCTCAATCCGGGGCAGCGCGAAGCGGTTCTCCACCAATCGTCTCCCCTCCTGATCCTTGCCGGTGCAGGTAGCGGAAAAACCCGGGTAATCACCGTCAAGATCGCCTATCAGATCGAGGCGCTGGGCCACGATCCGCGGTCGATCCTGGCGGTAACCTTCACAAACAAGGCCGCCGGGGAGATGCGGGAGCGTGCTGCGGGGCTGGCGGAACGGGCAGGAGATGTCACGATCCGTACATTCCACAGTTTCGGTGCCTGGATGCTGCGACGAAACGCCGATGTCGCCGGGCTGCCCCGGGGCTTCTCGATCTACGATGATTCCGATGCGGTCTCGCTCCTCCATTCTCTTTTCCCCGAGCGGAAACGCCCCGATCTGGCCCGCTACAGCCAGGCCATCAGCCGGGCCAAGGATTACTGCCTCACCCCCGAGGATGATCTCCTGGAGATAAGCGAAGATCCCGACTTGCCCCGTATCTACGCGGCCTATCAAAAACGTCTGGAAGAAATCGGAAACGTGGATTTCGGTGATCTCATCATGCGCCCCGTGAAGCTTCTGGAATCGGAACCTGCCGTGGCGCAACGCCTCCAGAGCCGCTTTCGTTCCATTCTGGTAGACGAGTATCAGGATTCCAACGTTGCCCAGTATCGGCTTCTGCGAGCGCTCTGCGATCAGACCACCTTTGTATGCGTGGTAGGCGACGACGATCAGTCGATTTACCGCTTTCGTGGAGCTGAAGTGCAGAACATCCTCTCCTTCTCCCGGATCTTTCCCGGGACCAGGGTGGTGAAGCTCGAGCAAAACTATCGTTCCACCGCCCCGATCCTCGATCTGGCCGGTGCCGTGGTGGCTCGCAACGAAGGCCGCCTGGGCAAGCATCTCTACACCGAACGAACCGAAGGTGATGTACCCCGGCTGATCCTCCTGGGAGACCAGGATCAGGAGGTCTCCTGGGTGATCGAGCAGGTCAGGTCCTGTCAGAGGGAAGACCGCCCGGGGGTAACGGCGGTTCTCTACCGCACCAACGCCCAGTCCCGACCTTTCGAAACAGCCTTGCTTCGGGAGGGGATACCCTATCGGATCGTGGGAAGCCTTCGGTTCTACGAGCGGGAAGAGGTAAAAGACGCCGTGGCGTTCCTCCGTTTTCTGGCAAACCCCCGTGACGAGGTGGGGTTCCGCCGGATCGTGAACAAGCCTGCCCGGGGGATCGGCGCCAAAACGCTGGATCGGCTGCTTCAGCACCAGGGAGTAGCCCGGGGTGATCTGCGCCGTGCCTGCGAGTACGGCTTGGGAGAGGTGAGCAAAAAGGCTGCACTGGCCCTGAAGGAATTCCTTCAGGTTTTTGACGAGATGGAGCGCCGTCTGGAGGGGGATCAGGATGCGGAGTTGACCCCGGCAGGGGAGAAAACTCTGGCCTCTGCGGTGGAGCATCTTCTGGAAATCAGCGGCCTGAGCCGGTATCATCAGGAGCAGGATCAGATCGCTGGCACGCAGAAGCTCCAGAACCTGGAGGAGCTGGTCAATGCGGCGTCGCTCTATCCGCTCTCCCGGGAGGGGCTGGTGGAGTTCCTTGAGGCGATCGAGCTGGACAGCTCCCGCGATGTAGCATCCTCCGAGGATGCCCGGGTGGTCCTCATCACCATGCACAACACCAAGGGGCTCGAGTTTGACCGGGTGATCATCACCGGCCTGGAAGAAGGGCTCTTTCCCCGAAACGACGATCCCCGGGAACTGGAAGAAGAACGGCGTCTCTTCTACGTGGCCGTTACCCGCGCTCACCAGGAGGTGACCCTCACAAGTTGTCGCCGCCGCCGCCTTCACGGTCGCTTCATGGATCTTCTGCCCTCCCGGTTTCTGGCTGAGATCCCCCGGGATCTGGTGCAGGTAGAGTCCTTTCAGGGCGGGGACAGGGCCTCCCTGCAGGATGGCTCCCCCTGGCAGAAGGGAACACCGGTCTATCATGACGACTACGGTTCCGGAATCGTGATACGATCCTGGCAGGCCGGGGCAGAGCGTTGTGTAGAGGTCCGGTTTGAAACAGGCATGACAGGACAGTTTTTCCCCGCCTACGACAGCTCGCTGGAACGGGTCGCCGGTGCGGAGAACTCCTGGGGAGATTCCTGGTGA
- the rplM gene encoding 50S ribosomal protein L13, which translates to MKTIFVKPNDTERKWYVIDAADQRLGRVAVEAAKLLRGKHKPEFAPHQEIGDYVVIINADKVTVTGRKATQKMYYRHSGYLGSLRSESFQKMLKRRPEYPLEHAVRGMLPKNRLGRKLFTNLKVYAGVEHPHTAQQPEVYTIPPVKES; encoded by the coding sequence ATGAAAACGATATTTGTCAAACCGAACGATACAGAACGGAAATGGTACGTGATCGACGCCGCAGATCAGCGCTTGGGGCGTGTTGCCGTAGAGGCAGCAAAGTTGCTTCGTGGTAAGCACAAGCCCGAGTTTGCTCCTCACCAGGAAATCGGCGATTACGTGGTTATCATCAATGCGGACAAGGTCACCGTGACAGGCCGGAAAGCAACCCAGAAAATGTATTACCGCCATAGCGGGTACTTGGGGTCTTTGCGTTCCGAGTCCTTCCAGAAAATGCTCAAGCGTCGCCCTGAGTATCCCCTGGAGCACGCTGTGCGGGGCATGTTGCCCAAAAACCGCCTGGGACGCAAACTTTTTACCAACCTTAAGGTGTACGCCGGGGTCGAACACCCCCACACCGCTCAGCAACCGGAGGTCTATACGATCCCCCCGGTAAAGGAGTCGTGA
- the rpsI gene encoding 30S ribosomal protein S9, which yields MDQYVGTGRRKTSVARVYLRPGSGKVTVNGREANDYFHRAENMVVFKQPLVVTEKESLFDLLVTVHGGGESGQAGAIRHGLARALVKYDEALLPTLRANGFMTRDSRMVERKKYGQRGARRRFQFSKR from the coding sequence ATGGATCAGTATGTAGGAACAGGACGCCGAAAGACGTCAGTTGCCCGGGTGTATTTGCGGCCCGGTTCAGGAAAAGTAACAGTTAATGGCCGTGAAGCGAATGACTACTTTCATCGCGCCGAGAACATGGTTGTCTTCAAGCAGCCTCTGGTGGTCACCGAGAAGGAAAGCTTGTTTGACCTCCTGGTAACGGTTCACGGAGGCGGCGAGAGTGGTCAGGCCGGAGCTATCCGGCACGGTCTTGCCCGGGCTCTGGTCAAATACGACGAGGCTCTGCTGCCAACCCTTCGGGCCAATGGTTTCATGACCCGTGATTCCCGTATGGTGGAGCGCAAGAAGTACGGACAACGCGGTGCGCGCCGTCGCTTCCAGTTCTCCAAGCGTTAA
- a CDS encoding regulatory protein RecX, protein MRAVASSSPSVKHYPPDTPVVIKRIRPHANIAAGVSVFAALSLNPSPSAEQNRSKPLIRLIRFDIARDVISRHTGQPVQEGLSLEIDLLRDLAFRSGFLFAPAVAVDLLARRDHSQAELRRKLSARGFSQDAVETALRKVRDASWQSDLRFASSWVRSRMSGRGTSRRALLAGLASRGVDRETAAAALEEYEEENPECFRRSLQLTYERLAGQNKETIIRKLLRKGFEVVEINKIVR, encoded by the coding sequence GTGCGCGCCGTCGCTTCCAGTTCTCCAAGCGTTAAACACTATCCGCCGGACACTCCGGTTGTTATCAAAAGGATACGCCCGCACGCGAACATCGCTGCGGGCGTTTCCGTTTTTGCAGCGCTATCGCTCAATCCCTCCCCATCGGCAGAGCAAAACCGCTCAAAACCCCTGATCCGCCTCATTCGCTTCGATATCGCCCGGGATGTGATCTCCCGACATACCGGTCAGCCGGTGCAGGAAGGGCTCTCCCTTGAGATAGACCTCCTGAGAGACCTCGCTTTCCGAAGTGGCTTCCTCTTTGCCCCCGCTGTTGCCGTGGACCTTCTGGCCCGGCGCGATCACAGCCAGGCGGAACTGCGGCGCAAGCTCTCGGCCCGGGGGTTCAGCCAGGACGCCGTGGAGACGGCGCTGCGCAAAGTCCGGGACGCCTCCTGGCAGAGCGATCTCCGGTTCGCCAGCTCCTGGGTTCGTTCCCGCATGAGCGGCCGGGGTACCAGCAGAAGAGCGCTCCTGGCAGGTCTTGCTTCCCGCGGCGTAGACCGCGAAACAGCCGCAGCGGCCCTGGAAGAGTATGAGGAGGAGAACCCCGAGTGCTTCAGGCGGTCCCTTCAGCTGACATATGAGCGCCTTGCAGGTCAAAACAAAGAAACTATCATTCGAAAGCTTCTCAGAAAAGGATTCGAGGTCGTGGAGATCAATAAAATTGTTCGTTGA
- a CDS encoding response regulator — protein sequence MARTNKKERVFSAHEVANICGVVNQTAINWIDKGHLEAYTTPGGQYRVYADILAKFLQKQGMRLPDELKQILAEQARIEQVLIVDDDNDFNDLVKQFLDKRYPDYKVNQAFDGYDAGKAISEFKPDVVLLDINLPGVDGFKLCRQIKSDDNLSRPIVVTITGMADDGTRERALEAGADAFLQKPIDVESLPALIEELAENRATRRA from the coding sequence ATGGCACGAACAAACAAGAAAGAACGTGTATTTTCGGCACACGAGGTGGCGAACATATGCGGAGTGGTCAATCAGACCGCAATCAACTGGATCGACAAGGGACATCTTGAGGCCTACACAACTCCTGGTGGTCAGTACCGCGTCTATGCCGATATCCTGGCAAAGTTTCTCCAGAAGCAGGGAATGCGCCTCCCCGATGAACTCAAGCAGATTCTGGCCGAGCAGGCCCGGATAGAGCAGGTTCTTATTGTTGACGATGATAACGATTTCAACGATCTGGTGAAGCAGTTCCTGGACAAGCGCTACCCCGACTACAAGGTGAACCAGGCCTTCGACGGCTACGATGCGGGCAAGGCAATTTCCGAGTTCAAGCCCGATGTGGTTCTTCTTGACATCAATCTTCCCGGCGTTGACGGTTTCAAGCTCTGTCGCCAGATCAAATCGGACGACAACCTTTCCCGGCCCATAGTAGTCACCATCACCGGTATGGCCGACGACGGGACCCGCGAGCGGGCTCTTGAGGCTGGCGCCGATGCCTTCCTGCAAAAACCGATTGACGTAGAGTCCCTCCCTGCCCTCATCGAGGAGCTTGCCGAAAATCGGGCTACCCGCCGAGCCTAG
- a CDS encoding response regulator gives MAGDARVLLVEDDDTLRLDLRDYLQQRGYRVLVASDGVGAIKHLLDEEVDLVVTDYRMATFGGEYWIRFLQTFCPTHPVLVTSAFLKHGTAVPFPMVPKPYAFADLEQHISEILAAALPAEEESSR, from the coding sequence ATGGCAGGGGATGCCCGAGTTCTGCTGGTAGAAGACGATGACACGCTTCGTTTGGACCTTCGGGATTATCTCCAGCAGAGGGGCTACCGTGTGCTGGTCGCTTCCGACGGTGTCGGGGCGATCAAGCATCTCCTGGATGAGGAAGTCGATCTGGTGGTCACGGATTATCGAATGGCCACCTTCGGGGGAGAGTACTGGATTCGGTTCCTTCAGACCTTCTGCCCCACACACCCCGTTCTTGTCACCAGCGCCTTCCTGAAACACGGCACGGCGGTTCCCTTTCCGATGGTACCCAAACCCTATGCTTTCGCCGATCTTGAACAGCATATTTCGGAGATCCTCGCTGCGGCACTTCCTGCCGAAGAGGAATCCTCCCGATGA
- a CDS encoding acylphosphatase, producing the protein MNGDATTHEAFEAVVRGRVQGVGFRYSTRRVALRQGLVGWVMNNSDGSVQVYAEGPPEALQKLESFLREGPPAGVVTACSIVSRPLPAGRFTTFSIRHG; encoded by the coding sequence ATGAACGGCGATGCCACAACTCACGAAGCCTTTGAGGCGGTGGTCCGGGGCCGGGTGCAGGGAGTGGGCTTTCGCTACAGCACCCGTCGGGTTGCGCTCCGCCAGGGCCTGGTGGGGTGGGTCATGAACAATTCCGACGGCTCTGTCCAGGTCTACGCCGAAGGGCCGCCGGAGGCGCTGCAGAAGCTGGAATCCTTCCTCCGGGAGGGGCCTCCTGCAGGAGTTGTCACGGCCTGTTCTATTGTTTCGCGACCGCTTCCTGCGGGAAGGTTCACCACATTTTCTATTCGGCATGGCTAG
- a CDS encoding PPC domain-containing protein: MRPLFTALVVVLLGTVQAHGQDWQLAPAYGDRQLSAGFLPDPHLVRVVAGGDVDLSQVGYQGFISEAPDFDLWYKAGDEGLTITVENASGGTVLLVNDPRGHWHFRSSSGGSPPLIRFPTPPEGLYNIWVGSLRRGTYPSASLVITEFYPYPR, from the coding sequence GTGAGGCCTCTTTTCACCGCCCTGGTGGTGGTGCTTCTGGGAACAGTGCAAGCCCATGGGCAGGATTGGCAACTTGCTCCTGCCTACGGAGACCGGCAACTCTCGGCGGGTTTTCTCCCGGATCCACACCTTGTCCGTGTCGTTGCGGGGGGCGATGTCGATCTCTCGCAGGTGGGGTATCAGGGGTTCATTTCCGAAGCTCCCGACTTTGATCTCTGGTACAAGGCGGGCGATGAAGGGCTCACCATAACCGTGGAGAACGCTTCGGGGGGCACGGTGCTTCTGGTGAACGACCCCCGGGGTCACTGGCATTTCAGGAGCAGCTCCGGAGGTTCCCCCCCGCTGATACGCTTCCCGACCCCTCCCGAGGGGCTCTACAACATCTGGGTTGGTTCCCTCAGGCGGGGCACGTATCCCTCGGCCTCGCTGGTTATCACAGAGTTCTATCCCTATCCCCGCTGA